The proteins below come from a single Takifugu rubripes chromosome 10, fTakRub1.2, whole genome shotgun sequence genomic window:
- the adcyap1a gene encoding pituitary adenylate cyclase-activating polypeptide precursor, protein MSSKATLAFLICGVIMHYSVICSPVGLSFPSVRLDSEVYDDGGNSLQSLDYDRDMEVRSPPSVADDLYSFYYAPEKRTERHADGMFNKAYRKALGQLSARKYLHSLMAKRVGGGNTLEDSSEPLSKRHSDGIFTDSYSRYRKQMAVKKYLAAVLGKRYRQRIRNKGRRMAYL, encoded by the exons ATGTCTAGTAAAGCGACTTTAGCTTTCCTCATCTGTGGGGTCATAATGCACTACAGCGTCATCTGCTCACCTGTGGGGCTTAGCTTTCCCAGTGTTAG ACTCGACAGTGAAGTTTATGATGACGGTGGGAATTCCCTACAGTCTCTGGATTATGACAGAGACATGGAAGTGAGGAGTCCTCCGTCTGTCGCTGACGACCTCTACTCCTTCTATTACGCACCAGAGAAAAG AACGGAAAGACACGCAGACGGCATGTTTAATAAAGCCTACAGGAAGGCGCTGGGTCAGTTATCAGCCAGGAAATATCTGCATTCTCTGATGGCAAAACGTGTAGG CGGTGGGAATACCCTGGAGGACAGCTCGGAGCCCCTCTCCAAGCGACACTCAGACGGGATCTTTACAGACAGCTACAGCCGCTACCGAAAGCAAATGGCGGTCAAGAAGTACCTGGCGGCAGTCCTTGGGAAAAGGTATAGACAGAGAATTAGGAACAAAGGACGTCGGATGGCGTACTTGTAG
- the adcyap1a gene encoding adenylate cyclase activating polypeptide 1a isoform X2: protein MSSKATLAFLICGVIMHYSVICSPVGLSFPSVRLDSEVYDDGGNSLQSLDYDRDMEVRSPPSVADDLYSFYYAPEKRTERHADGMFNKAYRKALGQLSARKYLHSLMAKRVGGGNTLEDSSEPLSKRHSDGIFTDSYSRYRKQMAVKKYLAAVLGKSLEDVVLHQILQDIDIDALPDGDEFEAFLGDWLKRFYPKFPAL, encoded by the exons ATGTCTAGTAAAGCGACTTTAGCTTTCCTCATCTGTGGGGTCATAATGCACTACAGCGTCATCTGCTCACCTGTGGGGCTTAGCTTTCCCAGTGTTAG ACTCGACAGTGAAGTTTATGATGACGGTGGGAATTCCCTACAGTCTCTGGATTATGACAGAGACATGGAAGTGAGGAGTCCTCCGTCTGTCGCTGACGACCTCTACTCCTTCTATTACGCACCAGAGAAAAG AACGGAAAGACACGCAGACGGCATGTTTAATAAAGCCTACAGGAAGGCGCTGGGTCAGTTATCAGCCAGGAAATATCTGCATTCTCTGATGGCAAAACGTGTAGG CGGTGGGAATACCCTGGAGGACAGCTCGGAGCCCCTCTCCAAGCGACACTCAGACGGGATCTTTACAGACAGCTACAGCCGCTACCGAAAGCAAATGGCGGTCAAGAAGTACCTGGCGGCAGTCCTTGGGAAAAG CCTTGAAGACGTAGTTTTACACCAAATCCTACAAGACATAGACATTGACGCCCTCCCGGACGGGGATGAGTTTGAGGCGTTCTTGGGAGACTGGCTGAAACGGTTCTATCCGAAATTCCCG
- the adcyap1a gene encoding adenylate cyclase activating polypeptide 1a isoform X3, whose protein sequence is MSSKATLAFLICGVIMHYSVICSPVGLSFPSVRLDSEVYDDGGNSLQSLDYDRDMEVRSPPSVADDLYSFYYAPEKSGGNTLEDSSEPLSKRHSDGIFTDSYSRYRKQMAVKKYLAAVLGKSLEDVVLHQILQDIDIDALPDGDEFEAFLGDWLKRFYPKFPVSFRLVPDAESS, encoded by the exons ATGTCTAGTAAAGCGACTTTAGCTTTCCTCATCTGTGGGGTCATAATGCACTACAGCGTCATCTGCTCACCTGTGGGGCTTAGCTTTCCCAGTGTTAG ACTCGACAGTGAAGTTTATGATGACGGTGGGAATTCCCTACAGTCTCTGGATTATGACAGAGACATGGAAGTGAGGAGTCCTCCGTCTGTCGCTGACGACCTCTACTCCTTCTATTACGCACCAGAGAAAAG CGGTGGGAATACCCTGGAGGACAGCTCGGAGCCCCTCTCCAAGCGACACTCAGACGGGATCTTTACAGACAGCTACAGCCGCTACCGAAAGCAAATGGCGGTCAAGAAGTACCTGGCGGCAGTCCTTGGGAAAAG CCTTGAAGACGTAGTTTTACACCAAATCCTACAAGACATAGACATTGACGCCCTCCCGGACGGGGATGAGTTTGAGGCGTTCTTGGGAGACTGGCTGAAACGGTTCTATCCGAAATTCCCGGTGAGTTTCAGGCTCGTTCCTGACGCCGAGTCCTCGTGA
- the adcyap1a gene encoding adenylate cyclase activating polypeptide 1a isoform X1 codes for MSSKATLAFLICGVIMHYSVICSPVGLSFPSVRLDSEVYDDGGNSLQSLDYDRDMEVRSPPSVADDLYSFYYAPEKRTERHADGMFNKAYRKALGQLSARKYLHSLMAKRVGGGNTLEDSSEPLSKRHSDGIFTDSYSRYRKQMAVKKYLAAVLGKSLEDVVLHQILQDIDIDALPDGDEFEAFLGDWLKRFYPKFPVSFRLVPDAESS; via the exons ATGTCTAGTAAAGCGACTTTAGCTTTCCTCATCTGTGGGGTCATAATGCACTACAGCGTCATCTGCTCACCTGTGGGGCTTAGCTTTCCCAGTGTTAG ACTCGACAGTGAAGTTTATGATGACGGTGGGAATTCCCTACAGTCTCTGGATTATGACAGAGACATGGAAGTGAGGAGTCCTCCGTCTGTCGCTGACGACCTCTACTCCTTCTATTACGCACCAGAGAAAAG AACGGAAAGACACGCAGACGGCATGTTTAATAAAGCCTACAGGAAGGCGCTGGGTCAGTTATCAGCCAGGAAATATCTGCATTCTCTGATGGCAAAACGTGTAGG CGGTGGGAATACCCTGGAGGACAGCTCGGAGCCCCTCTCCAAGCGACACTCAGACGGGATCTTTACAGACAGCTACAGCCGCTACCGAAAGCAAATGGCGGTCAAGAAGTACCTGGCGGCAGTCCTTGGGAAAAG CCTTGAAGACGTAGTTTTACACCAAATCCTACAAGACATAGACATTGACGCCCTCCCGGACGGGGATGAGTTTGAGGCGTTCTTGGGAGACTGGCTGAAACGGTTCTATCCGAAATTCCCGGTGAGTTTCAGGCTCGTTCCTGACGCCGAGTCCTCGTGA
- the adcyap1a gene encoding adenylate cyclase activating polypeptide 1a isoform X4, with protein sequence MSSKATLAFLICGVIMHYSVICSPVGLSFPSVRLDSEVYDDGGNSLQSLDYDRDMEVRSPPSVADDLYSFYYAPEKSGGNTLEDSSEPLSKRHSDGIFTDSYSRYRKQMAVKKYLAAVLGKRYRQRIRNKGRRMAYL encoded by the exons ATGTCTAGTAAAGCGACTTTAGCTTTCCTCATCTGTGGGGTCATAATGCACTACAGCGTCATCTGCTCACCTGTGGGGCTTAGCTTTCCCAGTGTTAG ACTCGACAGTGAAGTTTATGATGACGGTGGGAATTCCCTACAGTCTCTGGATTATGACAGAGACATGGAAGTGAGGAGTCCTCCGTCTGTCGCTGACGACCTCTACTCCTTCTATTACGCACCAGAGAAAAG CGGTGGGAATACCCTGGAGGACAGCTCGGAGCCCCTCTCCAAGCGACACTCAGACGGGATCTTTACAGACAGCTACAGCCGCTACCGAAAGCAAATGGCGGTCAAGAAGTACCTGGCGGCAGTCCTTGGGAAAAGGTATAGACAGAGAATTAGGAACAAAGGACGTCGGATGGCGTACTTGTAG